The window TTGAGGCCTTGGTTCCAAAAGGTGACTTAGGTCACTTTGCAAAAACAACAGTGTTTGTACATTGCAGGCACTAATTTTTGGAAACGATGAAAGGAAATTTTGTAGCTTTGATCAATAGCGACCAATTGACGCTTATCGACTTTTCGGCAGAATGGTGCGGACCTTGTAAAATGTTGGCTCCTATTTTAAAGCAGGTCAAAGATGAGATGGGCGAAGATTTAAAAATCGTAAAAATTGACGTGGACAAAAACCAAAATTTGGCCAATACGTACCAGGTAAGGGGCGTTCCTACCTTAATTTTCTTCAAAAACGGAAAACAGCTCTGGAGAAAATCGGGCGTACTTCAAAAACAGGAATTGGTCCAGTTGGCCAAATCCTTCTTGTAGCATCATTCAAATAGATGAACAACCATAAAGGGTACGCGGGTGGCGAAGGCCACTTTTTTGATTACTGGTTCCCTGGTCAATTTTTCGAAGAATGAATGGTCCTGATGGATCATCACCAACATATCGATAGTGTCGTCCTGCTGTACCATTTTTTGAATGGTATTGGTAACCGACCCATCCTTTTCGACCTCCACAAACTCGTGCTCAATGGTGTCCAATCGCTTTTCCAGTGCTTCCTTGGACTTTTTTTGTGCCTCGTTCAAATCCGCTGAATTGCCTACGTAAACAATCCGCAATTTGGCCTTAAAGTTGACTGGAAGGTGCAACAAGGGCTGGAGTTCATAGTTTTCAAAAAGGTGCTCGTAGCCTGTGGCCAGCATCAGTGAATCCAGTTCACCATCGGTCTGATAATCCTCAGGAACCGCGATAATGGGACAAAAGTCGATTTCCTTGATGATTTGAAAAGTATTGCTCCCCATAAAGACCTCTTTTAAGCCAGAAACCCCTTTGGTCCCCATGATGACATAATCAATCTCTTCCTTGTACACCGTTTTTCCGATGGCATTTACCAGAGTAGCCTGCTCAGAACGGGCAATAAAATTATGATTGGGGTTTTTGTCCAATGCGTTGATTTTTTCCAGCTCCCTTTTCAAATCGCGTTCCGATTGTTCTTTCATCAAATTGTACAAACGGGT is drawn from Flagellimonas sp. MMG031 and contains these coding sequences:
- a CDS encoding universal stress protein — encoded protein: MKRKRIILPTDFSKNAWNAIVYALTVFKDDPCDFFILNSFQVGASGLSTKMARYNDTRLYNLMKEQSERDLKRELEKINALDKNPNHNFIARSEQATLVNAIGKTVYKEEIDYVIMGTKGVSGLKEVFMGSNTFQIIKEIDFCPIIAVPEDYQTDGELDSLMLATGYEHLFENYELQPLLHLPVNFKAKLRIVYVGNSADLNEAQKKSKEALEKRLDTIEHEFVEVEKDGSVTNTIQKMVQQDDTIDMLVMIHQDHSFFEKLTREPVIKKVAFATRVPFMVVHLFE
- the trxA gene encoding thioredoxin, with product MKGNFVALINSDQLTLIDFSAEWCGPCKMLAPILKQVKDEMGEDLKIVKIDVDKNQNLANTYQVRGVPTLIFFKNGKQLWRKSGVLQKQELVQLAKSFL